A portion of the Psilocybe cubensis strain MGC-MH-2018 chromosome 10, whole genome shotgun sequence genome contains these proteins:
- a CDS encoding Acyl-protein thioesterase 1, giving the protein MDATSTPQSNDIDKKALPECIVFPARKEHTATVIISHGLGDTAKNFGRFLRELKDHSDLGHVKFILPSAPVMSVTGMQGRVMPSWADVYSFDYINRQEDEDGLMRAVSWIKHLIRIEETEHNIPSKRIIIGGLSQGGSISILTAITTEKPLGGLFALSTYVPLRRKILTPHAKNIPILWCHGTGDQLVSIDDWKQLAQTLAQQLSVPFITSDYPNDFPAMDQDTSFKNDDDMQNDGGRLHFRSYEGMGHTIVNEELVEVAAWISRRIPGEPGPSKAGCLLC; this is encoded by the exons atgGATGCCACCTCAACCCCCCAATCAAATGATATCGATAAAAAGGCATTGCCAGAATGCATAGTTTTCCCAGCGCGCAAAGAGCACACCGCTACAGTCATTATCAGTCAT GGACTAGGAGATACAGCCAAGAATTTTGGCCGTTTCTTGAGAGAACTTAAAGACCATAGTGACCTTGGTCACGTCAAGTTCATATTACCCTCAGC ACCTGTGATGTCTGTCACCGGTATGCAGGGGAGGGTCATGCCATCTTG GGCCGACGTGTACTCATTTGACTACATCAATCGACAGGAGGACGAAGATGGTCTTATGCGGGCTGTCAGTTGGATAAAGCACCTCATAAGAATTGAAGAAACAGAACACAACATCCCTTCAAAACGTATCATCATTGGTGGTTTGAGCCAAGGGGGATCAATATCGATACTGACCGCCATCACCACTGAGAAGCCTCTTGGCGGCCTGTTTGCCTTGAGCACCTATGTCCCATTGAGGCGGAAG ATCTTGACCCCTCACGCCAAGAATATTCCCATACTGTGGTGTCACGGAACAGGCGACCAACTAGTATCTATCGATGACTGGAAGCAATTGGCTCAGACCCTGGCCCAACAGCTTTCTGTTCCGTTCATTACAAGTGACTACCCAAATGATTTTCCTGCTATGGATCAGGATACTAGCTTTAAAAACGATGATGACATGCAAAATGATGGCGGGAGATTACATTTTCGCTCATACGAAGGGATGGGCCACACGATAGTGAACGAAGAGCTAGTAGAAGTGGCAGCATGGATTTCCCGTCGTATTCCAGGTGAACCAGGTCCCTCAAAGGCGGGTTGCCTGCTATGTTGA